The following proteins are co-located in the Euwallacea fornicatus isolate EFF26 chromosome 16, ASM4011564v1, whole genome shotgun sequence genome:
- the Crag gene encoding DENN domain-containing protein Crag isoform X2 — protein sequence MDERRIADYFVVAGLPEDPETFDDTTLSEGGNLKATNGQAPITDVGVYFPEIDETDPEGWELITKTPTGISANLNHGSLRTTDCFLCVKRGRDKPPLVDIGVMYDGKEWLMQDAEVVKTSIGGNVANVNNSASLTFITFRRGHSTMPCNALVVTDICVVIASKGESPPHAFCCINKNLNKGIVGSDVFLCYKKSMNRAKLLTYKPDILARYPLGDIQDFPFPNSVPLFCLPMGSTLELWPIEASKPRPVFSTFVLTVSDAKHKVYGSALTFYEKYNAESVTEEQKKLLGYENEYDKYVLHANKSICILSHWPFSDDFQTWLLYVHHLATEGKPTLIPVERYIIQLLDEVPFPSPRTLLQLNANNQDLRVIFTQPEDLPLPRSAASFKQLLFNLGSENCLQVLLLALTEQKILIHSLRPDVLTSVAEAVSSLLFPFKWQCPYIPLCPLGLVEVLHAPLPFLIGVDSRFFDLYDPPPDVSCIDLDTNIITVADAQRQNLNTKLLPKKAAKSLKATLEYLYYQNRNAPPNPSESNNSDDIEAEFQRRKKEQAEELEIQEAFLKFMVHILKGYRSYLQPIIKAPTVGTTDPHALFHLAEFLKSRDKSNAKFFSLMMKTQMFIRFIEERSFVVDQGDQGLTFFDDCAERLQSDESDLKLLELESVNKNDRTVFVLPPEPTSDGTFENFTAENCTYSSFVLNPLLFLNGKRKNHLPSLCQAGAPGSPMARRTKHEIKSAQKLARKFQGSPDTWARCLCGTCHTLYFMTLPSLLSSNVGKEKVILQQAYELLVRATHLKLPCDEVCYRLMMQLCGEHNRPLLAVKLLLLMKKSGIQPNALTYGLYNRCVLEAQWPAHAGSSQVLWNKLRNVVFGVAHFKFAGKRRVQRNYLSASTEGGSSLLDHTDKSASRSSLDSHEGASSEGGLLERFRRAANNIVKGSVKELTETEEPDGTVIEETEEKLAPTLFVQNSASECRLLSRSESAGDANLIDKLQNTKKTCSRTLEFEQSKQEDLNSPTKVSPREVITANDPLGAFEQPVNAASDNGAKENQSVPTTETNPVLSAEPVLFRNSVQRSATFEGSPPSQNKLQRSETVPAATVASSLVSLGSSFKISFNRYTSQRLSLRKANLKMPQQLIESALTTLSPSSLTGRKSNELIQGSLSTIKSAANTMVKKMEEIKEAISTSATSTPVKLAISSGERMASGDGLNDVDGESIQGSEEGERIRKVSGELGSNRGSSPNLKDYEEPLPDSLYSRPEDFKGESELDFILTTCSQCHNCNRLLYDEDIMANWWAEDSNLNTQCQACNKSTVPLLTITVHGNDVVNCDPFSVPYLNPLVLRKELENILSQEGDLSLSESKFIDEHPIIYWNLIWSFERINVHTHLPNLFFKQRLNAQSNSREMSKKNSSANLEEENKEKGENGSAMKLVEEGTDPLTQELAVLELLSARVRVKCLWDEPKFHTEGPPMYILWRLRDTNQMLSRDKAKITKSFMQQIINYIRVNDLVEPIKSLAQEREFTSRTIEYSIYRDILFLACKVLGRSQIDINTFDKEYANAYSRYCERAALEVQDKPISLSSLYCRQYFRPLLLP from the exons ATGGATGAAAGGAGAATAGCTGATTATTTCGTGGTAGCTGGGTTACCAGAGGACCCAGAGACTTTTGATGATACTACTTTGTCAGAAGGAGGCAACTTGAAG GCAACAAATGGTCAAGCGCCAATCACAGATGTAGGAGTCTATTTTCCTGAAATAGATGAAACTGATCCAGAAGGCTGggaattaataacaaaaacccCAACTGGCATAAGTGCAAACCTAAACCATGGCAGTTTGCGGACTACAGATTGCTTTTTGTGTGTGAAAAGAGGGAGGGATAAACCTCCTCTTGTTGATATTG gggTGATGTACGATGGAAAAGAGTGGCTTATGCAGGATGCAGAAGTGGTTAAAACTAGCATAGGCGGGAATGTTGCCAATGTAAATAACTCTGCATCTCTCACTTTCATCACTTTTAGAAGAG ggcATTCCACAATGCCATGTAATGCTCTGGTGGTGACAGATATTTGTGTGGTGATTGCCAGTAAAGGAGAATCACCACCTCATGCTTTTTGTTGCATCAACAAAAACCTTAATAAGGGCATTGTTGGATCTGATGTATTTTTGTGTTACAAAAAGTCAATGAACAGAGCAAAATTGCTGACTTATAAACCCGATATTTTAGCCag GTATCCTTTGGGAGATATACAAGATTTTCCATTTCCCAATTCCGTACCTTTGTTCTGTTTGCCCATGGGTTCCACTTTGGAGCTATGGCCTATTGAGGCTAGTAAACCAAGGCCAGTGTTTAGTACGTTTGTACTAACTGTCTCTGATGCTAAACATAAAGTTTATGGCTCTGCATTGACGTTTTATGAAAAGTATAATGCAGAGAGTGTTACAGAGGAGCAGAAAAAACTATTGG gaTATGAGaatgaatatgacaaatacgTCCTACACGcaaataaaagtatttgtattttaagcCACTGGCCCTTCTCAGACGATTTCCAAACTTGGCTCCTTTATGTGCAT CACTTAGCAACTGAAGGTAAACCCACCTTAATCCCAGTTGAAAGATACATTATTCAGTTATTGGATGAAGTCCCATTCCCATCTCCCCGAACTTTGTTACAACTGAATGCCAATAATCAAGACTTAAGAGTAATATTCACCCAACCAGAAGATCTTCCTCTGCCAAGGAGTGCGGCAAGCTTTAAGCAGCTGCTGTTCAATTTGGGGTCGGAGAATTGCCTTCAA GTGCTTTTGTTAGCTCTGACTGAGCAGAAAATACTTATTCATTCCCTAAGGCCTGACGTGTTGACTTCAGTAGCAGAAGCTGTTAGTTCACTCCTGTTTCCGTTTAAGTGGCAGTGCCCATATATTCCGTTATGTCCTTTAG gtcTAGTAGAAGTATTACACGCACCATTACCCTTTCTCATCGGGGTTGATTCTCGGTTTTTCGACTTATATGATCCACCCCCAGACGTTAGCTGCATTGACTTGGACACCAACATAATAACG GTTGCCGATGCTCAAAGGCAAAACTTGAATACGAAACTATTACCTAAAAAAGCGGCAAAGAGTTTGAAAGCCACCCTCGAATATCTTTATTATCAGAATAGAAACGCTCCACCAAACCCTTCAGAATCGAATAATTCTGACGATATTGAGGCTGAGTTTCAAAGGCGCAAAAAGGAG CAAGCAGAAgaattggaaattcaagaagcTTTCTTGAAGTTCATGGTTCATATTCTAAAAGGTTACCGCTCCTATCTTCAGCCAATAATCAAAGCACCCACTGTGGGAACCACGGATCCGCACGCCCTTTTCCATTTGGCCGAATTTCTTAAAAGCCGCGATAAAAGTAACgccaaatttttcagtttgatGATGAAAACTCAAATGTTTATTCG GTTTATCGAAGAAAGGAGTTTTGTTGTCGACCAGGGAGACCAAGGGTTGACATTTTTCGATGATTGTGCGGAGAGGTTGCAAAGCGACGAAAGTGACCTAAAGTTACTGGAGCTGGAATCAGTAAACAAGAATGACAGAACGGTATTTGTGTTGCCCCCGGAACCAACCAGTGATGGTACGTTTGAGAACTTTACTG CGGAAAATTGTACTTATTCGTCGTTTGTTCTAAATCCTTTACTGTTTTTGAATGGTAAACGGAAAAATCATTTACCTTCGCTGTGTCAGGCTGGAGCGCCTGGTTCACCGATGGCTAGGAGgacaaaacatgaaattaaaaGTGCTCAAAAATTGGCAAG aaaattccAAGGGTCTCCAGATACATGGGCGCGATGCTTATGTGGTACTTGCCACACTTTGTATTTTATGACATTGCCCAGTTTGTTAAGTTCCAATGTCGGTAAAGAAAAAGTTATTCTGCAGCAAGCGTACGAATTGTTGGTTAG AGCTACTCATTTGAAACTGCCTTGTGATGAAGTGTGTTATAGACTGATGATGCAGTTGTGTGGAGAACACAATAGACCGCTGCTGGCTGTgaaattattgcttttaatGAAGAAATCTGGGATTCAGCCCAATGCCTTAACCTATGG GTTGTATAATCGATGCGTATTAGAAGCTCAATGGCCAGCTCATGCAGGTTCCAGTCAGGTACTATGGAACAAGTTGAGAAACGTGGTGTTTGGGGTGgctcattttaaatttgccgGTAAACGCCGTGTACAAAGAAACTATTTGAGTGCTTCTACCGAAGGTG GGTCGAGTTTGCTTGATCATACAGACAAAAGTGCTTCACGTAGTTCTCTTGACTCTCACGAAGGTGCTTCATCTGAAGGTGGTCTTCTGGAGCGTTTCCGGAGGGCGGCTAATAACATAGTCAAAGGAAGTGTTAAAG AATTGACAGAGACTGAGGAGCCCGACGGCACCGTTATCGaagaaactgaagaaaaacTAGCACCCACCCTTTTTGTTCAAAACAGTGCGTCCGAATGCAGGCTTCTGTCACGGTCGGAGAGCGCGGGCGATGCTAATTTAATTGACAAACTTCAGAACACCAAAAAAACTTGCTCAAGAACATTGGAATTCGAACAAAGCAAACAGGAAGATCTCAATTCTCCCACGAA AGTTTCCCCGAGAGAAGTGATAACGGCAAATGACCCTTTAGGGGCATTTGAGCAGCCAGTAAACGCAGCCTCCGACAATGGAGCCAAAGAAAATCAATCTGTCCCTACCACTGAAACGAATCCCGTCCTAAGTGCTGAACCTGTTTTATTTAGGAATTCCGTCCAAAGATCTGCAACATTTGAAG GAAGTCCTCCATCTCAGAATAAGTTGCAACGGTCAGAAACAGTCCCTGCAGCCACAGTTGCCTCAAGCTTAGTCAGCTTgggatcgagcttcaaaatcagCTTTAA CCGTTACACTTCGCAAAGGTTATCGTTGAGAAAAGCCAATCTTAAGATGCCGCAGCAGCTCATCGAAAGCGCTCTAACTACTTTAAG TCCCTCAAGTTTGACGGGTCGAAAATCCAATGAGCTTATCCAGGGCTCCCTGAGCACCATTAAATCAGCAGCAAATACTATGGTGAAAAAGATGGAGGAGATCAAAGAAGCTATTTCGACGTCAGCTACGTCCACTCCTGTTAAACTAGCCATAAGTTCTGGAGAGAGAATGGCCTCTGGTGACGGGCTAAATGACGTAGATGGGGAGAGTATCCAGGGGAGTGAAGAAGGGGAGAGAATAAGAAAG GTATCTGGCGAGTTAGGAAGCAACAGAGGCTCTAGCCCAAATCTTAAAGATTATGAGGAACCTTTGCCTGATAGTTTATACTCACGCCCTGAAGATTTCAAGGGAGAAAGTGAACTAGACTTCATTCTCACCACTTGTTCTCAATGTCATAACTGCAACAG GCTGTTATATGATGAAGATATAATGGCAAATTGGTGGGCCGAAGACTCAAACTTGAACACCCAGTGCCAGGCATGCAACAAGTCAACCGTTCCTTTGCTTACTATCACTGTACACGGAAATGATGTTGTGAACTGTGATCCCTTTAGTGTACCCTATCTGAATCCTTTAGTTTTGAGGAAAGAATTAGAGAATATTTTAAGCCAGGAAGGCGACCTGAGCCTTtcagaatcgaaattcataGACGAACATCCGATTATCTACTGGAACTTAATCTGGTCCTTTGAGCGGATTAACGTACacacacatttgccgaatttatttttcaagcaaCGACTGAACGCCCAGAGCAATTCTCGGGAGATGAGTAAGAAAAACAGTTCAGCAAACCTAGAGGAGGAGAATAAAGAAAAGGGGGAGAATGGGTCTGCCATGAAGCTAGTTGAAGAGGGGACGGATCCTTTGACACAAGAATTGGCAGTGTTAG AACTTTTATCAGCTCGAGTTCGAGTCAAATGTCTCTGGGACGAGCCGAAATTTCATACTGAAGGACCGCCGATGTATATTTTATGGAGGTTAAGAGACACGAATCAAATGCTTTCGCGGGATAAAGCTAAAATTACCAAATC CTTCATGCagcaaattataaattatatccGAGTAAATGATCTGGTGGAACCAATCAAAAGTTTAGCCCAAGAAAGGGAGTTTACCTCGAGAACTATAGAGTACTCGATCTACAGGGACATCTTGTTTTTGGCTTGTAAGGTTTTAGGCCGATCTCAAATCGATATTAACACCTTTGATAAGGAGTATGCTAATGCTTATTCAAG aTACTGCGAAAGGGCCGCATTGGAGGTGCAAGATAAGCCGATAAGTCTCAGTTCGTTGTATTGCAGACAGTATTTTCGTCCTCTATTACTTCCATAG
- the Crag gene encoding DENN domain-containing protein Crag isoform X4: MDERRIADYFVVAGLPEDPETFDDTTLSEGGNLKATNGQAPITDVGVYFPEIDETDPEGWELITKTPTGISANLNHGSLRTTDCFLCVKRGRDKPPLVDIGVMYDGKEWLMQDAEVVKTSIGGNVANVNNSASLTFITFRRGHSTMPCNALVVTDICVVIASKGESPPHAFCCINKNLNKGIVGSDVFLCYKKSMNRAKLLTYKPDILARYPLGDIQDFPFPNSVPLFCLPMGSTLELWPIEASKPRPVFSTFVLTVSDAKHKVYGSALTFYEKYNAESVTEEQKKLLGYENEYDKYVLHANKSICILSHWPFSDDFQTWLLYVHHLATEGKPTLIPVERYIIQLLDEVPFPSPRTLLQLNANNQDLRVIFTQPEDLPLPRSAASFKQLLFNLGSENCLQVLLLALTEQKILIHSLRPDVLTSVAEAVSSLLFPFKWQCPYIPLCPLGLVEVLHAPLPFLIGVDSRFFDLYDPPPDVSCIDLDTNIITVADAQRQNLNTKLLPKKAAKSLKATLEYLYYQNRNAPPNPSESNNSDDIEAEFQRRKKEQAEELEIQEAFLKFMVHILKGYRSYLQPIIKAPTVGTTDPHALFHLAEFLKSRDKSNAKFFSLMMKTQMFIRFIEERSFVVDQGDQGLTFFDDCAERLQSDESDLKLLELESVNKNDRTVFVLPPEPTSDAENCTYSSFVLNPLLFLNGKRKNHLPSLCQAGAPGSPMARRTKHEIKSAQKLARKFQGSPDTWARCLCGTCHTLYFMTLPSLLSSNVGKEKVILQQAYELLVRATHLKLPCDEVCYRLMMQLCGEHNRPLLAVKLLLLMKKSGIQPNALTYGLYNRCVLEAQWPAHAGSSQVLWNKLRNVVFGVAHFKFAGKRRVQRNYLSASTEGGSSLLDHTDKSASRSSLDSHEGASSEGGLLERFRRAANNIVKGSVKELTETEEPDGTVIEETEEKLAPTLFVQNSASECRLLSRSESAGDANLIDKLQNTKKTCSRTLEFEQSKQEDLNSPTKVSPREVITANDPLGAFEQPVNAASDNGAKENQSVPTTETNPVLSAEPVLFRNSVQRSATFEGSPPSQNKLQRSETVPAATVASSLVSLGSSFKISFNRYTSQRLSLRKANLKMPQQLIESALTTLSPSSLTGRKSNELIQGSLSTIKSAANTMVKKMEEIKEAISTSATSTPVKLAISSGERMASGDGLNDVDGESIQGSEEGERIRKVSGELGSNRGSSPNLKDYEEPLPDSLYSRPEDFKGESELDFILTTCSQCHNCNRLLYDEDIMANWWAEDSNLNTQCQACNKSTVPLLTITVHGNDVVNCDPFSVPYLNPLVLRKELENILSQEGDLSLSESKFIDEHPIIYWNLIWSFERINVHTHLPNLFFKQRLNAQSNSREMSKKNSSANLEEENKEKGENGSAMKLVEEGTDPLTQELAVLELLSARVRVKCLWDEPKFHTEGPPMYILWRLRDTNQMLSRDKAKITKSFMQQIINYIRVNDLVEPIKSLAQEREFTSRTIEYSIYRDILFLACKVLGRSQIDINTFDKEYANAYSRYCERAALEVQDKPISLSSLYCRQYFRPLLLP, translated from the exons ATGGATGAAAGGAGAATAGCTGATTATTTCGTGGTAGCTGGGTTACCAGAGGACCCAGAGACTTTTGATGATACTACTTTGTCAGAAGGAGGCAACTTGAAG GCAACAAATGGTCAAGCGCCAATCACAGATGTAGGAGTCTATTTTCCTGAAATAGATGAAACTGATCCAGAAGGCTGggaattaataacaaaaacccCAACTGGCATAAGTGCAAACCTAAACCATGGCAGTTTGCGGACTACAGATTGCTTTTTGTGTGTGAAAAGAGGGAGGGATAAACCTCCTCTTGTTGATATTG gggTGATGTACGATGGAAAAGAGTGGCTTATGCAGGATGCAGAAGTGGTTAAAACTAGCATAGGCGGGAATGTTGCCAATGTAAATAACTCTGCATCTCTCACTTTCATCACTTTTAGAAGAG ggcATTCCACAATGCCATGTAATGCTCTGGTGGTGACAGATATTTGTGTGGTGATTGCCAGTAAAGGAGAATCACCACCTCATGCTTTTTGTTGCATCAACAAAAACCTTAATAAGGGCATTGTTGGATCTGATGTATTTTTGTGTTACAAAAAGTCAATGAACAGAGCAAAATTGCTGACTTATAAACCCGATATTTTAGCCag GTATCCTTTGGGAGATATACAAGATTTTCCATTTCCCAATTCCGTACCTTTGTTCTGTTTGCCCATGGGTTCCACTTTGGAGCTATGGCCTATTGAGGCTAGTAAACCAAGGCCAGTGTTTAGTACGTTTGTACTAACTGTCTCTGATGCTAAACATAAAGTTTATGGCTCTGCATTGACGTTTTATGAAAAGTATAATGCAGAGAGTGTTACAGAGGAGCAGAAAAAACTATTGG gaTATGAGaatgaatatgacaaatacgTCCTACACGcaaataaaagtatttgtattttaagcCACTGGCCCTTCTCAGACGATTTCCAAACTTGGCTCCTTTATGTGCAT CACTTAGCAACTGAAGGTAAACCCACCTTAATCCCAGTTGAAAGATACATTATTCAGTTATTGGATGAAGTCCCATTCCCATCTCCCCGAACTTTGTTACAACTGAATGCCAATAATCAAGACTTAAGAGTAATATTCACCCAACCAGAAGATCTTCCTCTGCCAAGGAGTGCGGCAAGCTTTAAGCAGCTGCTGTTCAATTTGGGGTCGGAGAATTGCCTTCAA GTGCTTTTGTTAGCTCTGACTGAGCAGAAAATACTTATTCATTCCCTAAGGCCTGACGTGTTGACTTCAGTAGCAGAAGCTGTTAGTTCACTCCTGTTTCCGTTTAAGTGGCAGTGCCCATATATTCCGTTATGTCCTTTAG gtcTAGTAGAAGTATTACACGCACCATTACCCTTTCTCATCGGGGTTGATTCTCGGTTTTTCGACTTATATGATCCACCCCCAGACGTTAGCTGCATTGACTTGGACACCAACATAATAACG GTTGCCGATGCTCAAAGGCAAAACTTGAATACGAAACTATTACCTAAAAAAGCGGCAAAGAGTTTGAAAGCCACCCTCGAATATCTTTATTATCAGAATAGAAACGCTCCACCAAACCCTTCAGAATCGAATAATTCTGACGATATTGAGGCTGAGTTTCAAAGGCGCAAAAAGGAG CAAGCAGAAgaattggaaattcaagaagcTTTCTTGAAGTTCATGGTTCATATTCTAAAAGGTTACCGCTCCTATCTTCAGCCAATAATCAAAGCACCCACTGTGGGAACCACGGATCCGCACGCCCTTTTCCATTTGGCCGAATTTCTTAAAAGCCGCGATAAAAGTAACgccaaatttttcagtttgatGATGAAAACTCAAATGTTTATTCG GTTTATCGAAGAAAGGAGTTTTGTTGTCGACCAGGGAGACCAAGGGTTGACATTTTTCGATGATTGTGCGGAGAGGTTGCAAAGCGACGAAAGTGACCTAAAGTTACTGGAGCTGGAATCAGTAAACAAGAATGACAGAACGGTATTTGTGTTGCCCCCGGAACCAACCAGTGATG CGGAAAATTGTACTTATTCGTCGTTTGTTCTAAATCCTTTACTGTTTTTGAATGGTAAACGGAAAAATCATTTACCTTCGCTGTGTCAGGCTGGAGCGCCTGGTTCACCGATGGCTAGGAGgacaaaacatgaaattaaaaGTGCTCAAAAATTGGCAAG aaaattccAAGGGTCTCCAGATACATGGGCGCGATGCTTATGTGGTACTTGCCACACTTTGTATTTTATGACATTGCCCAGTTTGTTAAGTTCCAATGTCGGTAAAGAAAAAGTTATTCTGCAGCAAGCGTACGAATTGTTGGTTAG AGCTACTCATTTGAAACTGCCTTGTGATGAAGTGTGTTATAGACTGATGATGCAGTTGTGTGGAGAACACAATAGACCGCTGCTGGCTGTgaaattattgcttttaatGAAGAAATCTGGGATTCAGCCCAATGCCTTAACCTATGG GTTGTATAATCGATGCGTATTAGAAGCTCAATGGCCAGCTCATGCAGGTTCCAGTCAGGTACTATGGAACAAGTTGAGAAACGTGGTGTTTGGGGTGgctcattttaaatttgccgGTAAACGCCGTGTACAAAGAAACTATTTGAGTGCTTCTACCGAAGGTG GGTCGAGTTTGCTTGATCATACAGACAAAAGTGCTTCACGTAGTTCTCTTGACTCTCACGAAGGTGCTTCATCTGAAGGTGGTCTTCTGGAGCGTTTCCGGAGGGCGGCTAATAACATAGTCAAAGGAAGTGTTAAAG AATTGACAGAGACTGAGGAGCCCGACGGCACCGTTATCGaagaaactgaagaaaaacTAGCACCCACCCTTTTTGTTCAAAACAGTGCGTCCGAATGCAGGCTTCTGTCACGGTCGGAGAGCGCGGGCGATGCTAATTTAATTGACAAACTTCAGAACACCAAAAAAACTTGCTCAAGAACATTGGAATTCGAACAAAGCAAACAGGAAGATCTCAATTCTCCCACGAA AGTTTCCCCGAGAGAAGTGATAACGGCAAATGACCCTTTAGGGGCATTTGAGCAGCCAGTAAACGCAGCCTCCGACAATGGAGCCAAAGAAAATCAATCTGTCCCTACCACTGAAACGAATCCCGTCCTAAGTGCTGAACCTGTTTTATTTAGGAATTCCGTCCAAAGATCTGCAACATTTGAAG GAAGTCCTCCATCTCAGAATAAGTTGCAACGGTCAGAAACAGTCCCTGCAGCCACAGTTGCCTCAAGCTTAGTCAGCTTgggatcgagcttcaaaatcagCTTTAA CCGTTACACTTCGCAAAGGTTATCGTTGAGAAAAGCCAATCTTAAGATGCCGCAGCAGCTCATCGAAAGCGCTCTAACTACTTTAAG TCCCTCAAGTTTGACGGGTCGAAAATCCAATGAGCTTATCCAGGGCTCCCTGAGCACCATTAAATCAGCAGCAAATACTATGGTGAAAAAGATGGAGGAGATCAAAGAAGCTATTTCGACGTCAGCTACGTCCACTCCTGTTAAACTAGCCATAAGTTCTGGAGAGAGAATGGCCTCTGGTGACGGGCTAAATGACGTAGATGGGGAGAGTATCCAGGGGAGTGAAGAAGGGGAGAGAATAAGAAAG GTATCTGGCGAGTTAGGAAGCAACAGAGGCTCTAGCCCAAATCTTAAAGATTATGAGGAACCTTTGCCTGATAGTTTATACTCACGCCCTGAAGATTTCAAGGGAGAAAGTGAACTAGACTTCATTCTCACCACTTGTTCTCAATGTCATAACTGCAACAG GCTGTTATATGATGAAGATATAATGGCAAATTGGTGGGCCGAAGACTCAAACTTGAACACCCAGTGCCAGGCATGCAACAAGTCAACCGTTCCTTTGCTTACTATCACTGTACACGGAAATGATGTTGTGAACTGTGATCCCTTTAGTGTACCCTATCTGAATCCTTTAGTTTTGAGGAAAGAATTAGAGAATATTTTAAGCCAGGAAGGCGACCTGAGCCTTtcagaatcgaaattcataGACGAACATCCGATTATCTACTGGAACTTAATCTGGTCCTTTGAGCGGATTAACGTACacacacatttgccgaatttatttttcaagcaaCGACTGAACGCCCAGAGCAATTCTCGGGAGATGAGTAAGAAAAACAGTTCAGCAAACCTAGAGGAGGAGAATAAAGAAAAGGGGGAGAATGGGTCTGCCATGAAGCTAGTTGAAGAGGGGACGGATCCTTTGACACAAGAATTGGCAGTGTTAG AACTTTTATCAGCTCGAGTTCGAGTCAAATGTCTCTGGGACGAGCCGAAATTTCATACTGAAGGACCGCCGATGTATATTTTATGGAGGTTAAGAGACACGAATCAAATGCTTTCGCGGGATAAAGCTAAAATTACCAAATC CTTCATGCagcaaattataaattatatccGAGTAAATGATCTGGTGGAACCAATCAAAAGTTTAGCCCAAGAAAGGGAGTTTACCTCGAGAACTATAGAGTACTCGATCTACAGGGACATCTTGTTTTTGGCTTGTAAGGTTTTAGGCCGATCTCAAATCGATATTAACACCTTTGATAAGGAGTATGCTAATGCTTATTCAAG aTACTGCGAAAGGGCCGCATTGGAGGTGCAAGATAAGCCGATAAGTCTCAGTTCGTTGTATTGCAGACAGTATTTTCGTCCTCTATTACTTCCATAG